One genomic region from Granulicatella adiacens ATCC 49175 encodes:
- the tehB gene encoding SAM-dependent methyltransferase TehB: MSLDLIPYKTMPIWTASTLPAPFQKMHNTKVGTWARLTILEGALTFYELDGEGNVLSEHLFTKESDIPFVEPQAWHRVSPASDDLRCYLTFYCTPEDYFSKKYDLTRTHSEVIEAAPKFEKGPILDLGSGQGRNSLYLAKKGFEVTALDIQTMSLAHLQQIAEEEGLAIHVEPYNIESADIPGGLYNAIISTVVLMFLNPDSIPDVIENMQSHTAPGGYNLIVAAMSTEDAPCPVNFPKTFATGELKEYYKDWTFHKYNEDFGQLHKLDEHGNRIRMRFVTILAQKPK; encoded by the coding sequence ATGAGCCTCGATTTAATCCCATATAAAACAATGCCAATTTGGACGGCTAGCACTTTACCCGCACCCTTTCAAAAAATGCATAATACAAAAGTTGGAACTTGGGCGCGCTTAACCATTCTAGAAGGAGCCCTTACTTTTTATGAACTCGATGGAGAAGGAAATGTTCTTTCTGAGCATCTGTTTACAAAAGAATCCGACATTCCTTTTGTTGAACCTCAAGCTTGGCACCGGGTCTCCCCTGCTAGCGACGACTTAAGATGCTATTTAACTTTCTACTGTACTCCAGAAGATTATTTTTCTAAAAAATACGACTTAACAAGAACTCATTCGGAAGTCATTGAAGCTGCTCCGAAATTTGAAAAAGGACCGATCCTTGACCTTGGTAGCGGCCAAGGAAGAAACAGTCTCTATTTAGCCAAAAAAGGCTTTGAGGTTACCGCATTAGATATCCAAACCATGAGTTTAGCTCATCTCCAACAAATTGCCGAGGAGGAGGGGCTAGCTATTCACGTGGAGCCTTATAATATTGAAAGTGCGGACATCCCTGGCGGACTTTATAACGCCATCATTTCCACTGTAGTTTTGATGTTTCTAAATCCCGATAGCATTCCAGATGTCATTGAAAATATGCAATCTCATACAGCCCCTGGAGGATATAATCTCATTGTCGCAGCGATGTCTACCGAAGATGCCCCTTGTCCTGTGAATTTTCCAAAGACCTTTGCAACTGGTGAACTCAAAGAGTATTACAAAGATTGGACCTTCCATAAATATAATGAAGATTTCGGACAATTACATAAATTGGACGAACATGGAAATCGGATTCGGATGCGCTTTGTAACGATCCTCGCTCAAAAACCAAAATAA
- a CDS encoding CidA/LrgA family protein, giving the protein MKFFKQFGWIMFVTCLGEILKYLLPFPIPASIYGLVLMMVFLMTGFIKLDRVYQAGTFLIEIMALMFIPAAVGIIESWGQLERIILPVSIITVITTIVVMIVSGKVTQFILEREEDHESTSH; this is encoded by the coding sequence ATGAAATTCTTTAAACAATTTGGTTGGATTATGTTTGTAACCTGCTTAGGTGAAATTTTAAAATATCTCTTGCCATTTCCGATTCCAGCAAGTATTTACGGATTAGTATTAATGATGGTTTTCTTAATGACAGGTTTTATCAAACTAGATCGTGTGTACCAAGCGGGGACGTTTTTAATTGAAATTATGGCTTTAATGTTTATTCCCGCAGCTGTTGGAATTATTGAGTCTTGGGGGCAATTGGAAAGAATTATTTTACCCGTATCGATTATTACTGTGATTACGACAATCGTAGTCATGATTGTATCTGGAAAAGTAACCCAATTTATTTTAGAAAGGGAGGAAGACCATGAATCAACTAGCCATTAA
- a CDS encoding LrgB family protein produces the protein MNQLAINSATIGIVISILGFEIGVFLRDRYKWPIFNPLLVAIVFVIIVLNVFRIDYASYYASADNLSYFLTPATVCLAIPLYQQLELLKKHKKAIFFGVLSGVLTSLCTVWLLSFIFQLTHEEYVTLLPKSITTAIGMGLSQETGGYVTITVAVIIITGVLGNMFCEGICKIANITHPVAKGIAIGTSSHAIGTARAMQIGEIEGAMSSLSIVISGIITLVGAQIFVGFL, from the coding sequence ATGAATCAACTAGCCATTAATTCAGCGACGATTGGAATTGTAATTAGCATCCTAGGTTTTGAAATTGGTGTATTCCTTCGAGATCGCTATAAATGGCCTATTTTTAATCCATTGTTGGTGGCGATTGTATTCGTAATTATCGTTTTAAATGTATTCCGTATTGACTACGCTAGTTATTATGCAAGTGCAGATAATTTAAGTTACTTCTTAACACCAGCAACCGTCTGTTTAGCGATTCCTTTATATCAGCAGTTAGAGTTATTAAAGAAACATAAGAAAGCAATTTTCTTCGGAGTTTTATCAGGAGTTCTAACAAGTCTTTGTACAGTGTGGCTTCTTTCTTTCATTTTCCAATTGACACATGAAGAGTATGTTACGCTTCTTCCAAAATCAATTACGACAGCTATCGGAATGGGACTATCTCAAGAGACCGGCGGATATGTGACGATTACAGTTGCAGTGATTATTATTACTGGAGTTCTAGGAAATATGTTTTGCGAGGGGATTTGTAAGATTGCTAATATTACGCACCCAGTTGCTAAGGGGATTGCGATTGGAACTTCTTCTCATGCGATTGGGACTGCAAGAGCGATGCAAATTGGTGAGATTGAAGGAGCCATGAGCAGTCTATCGATTGTGATTTCTGGGATTATTACATTAGTAGGGGCTCAGATTTTTGTAGGTTTTTTATAG
- a CDS encoding ribose-phosphate diphosphokinase, whose translation MVEHYSDPNLKIFALSSNRPLAEKIAEEVGLELGKVSVTQFSDGEIKINIDESVRGCHVYIVQSTSYPVNDNLMELLIMVDALRRASAKTINIVIPYYGYARQDRKAQSREPITAKLVANMITQAGADRVLTLDLHAAQIQGFFDIPVDHLLGAPLLANHFLENNFKDKDIVVVSPDHGGVTRARKMAEFLHAPIAIVDKRRPKANVAEVMNIIGEVKGKVAVLIDDMIDTAGTITLAAQAIKDAGAEEVYACCTHAVLSGPALERINDSVIKEVVVTDSIEVPAEKTGGKIVQISVDQLMAEAIRRIHENRSVSPLFIEKFTILD comes from the coding sequence ATTGTGGAACATTATTCCGATCCTAATTTAAAAATATTCGCTTTAAGCTCAAATCGTCCTTTAGCAGAAAAAATCGCTGAAGAAGTAGGTTTAGAACTTGGTAAAGTGTCTGTGACACAATTCAGTGATGGAGAAATTAAAATCAACATCGATGAAAGTGTTCGTGGATGCCATGTTTACATCGTTCAATCAACTTCTTATCCAGTAAATGATAACTTAATGGAATTATTAATTATGGTAGATGCTTTGCGCCGTGCAAGTGCAAAAACAATTAATATTGTAATTCCTTACTACGGATATGCTCGTCAAGACCGTAAAGCACAATCTCGTGAACCAATTACCGCAAAATTAGTTGCGAACATGATTACTCAAGCGGGAGCAGATCGTGTGTTAACACTTGATTTACATGCTGCTCAAATTCAAGGCTTCTTCGATATTCCAGTGGATCACTTATTAGGAGCTCCACTACTTGCAAACCATTTCTTAGAAAATAACTTTAAAGACAAAGATATCGTTGTTGTTTCTCCTGACCATGGTGGAGTAACTCGTGCTCGTAAAATGGCTGAGTTCTTACACGCTCCTATCGCGATTGTGGATAAACGTCGTCCAAAAGCAAACGTGGCAGAAGTGATGAATATCATCGGGGAAGTCAAAGGGAAAGTTGCCGTATTAATCGACGATATGATTGATACAGCTGGAACCATTACTCTTGCAGCACAAGCGATTAAAGATGCAGGTGCGGAAGAAGTATATGCTTGCTGTACGCACGCTGTATTATCTGGGCCAGCGCTAGAGCGTATTAACGACTCAGTGATTAAAGAAGTAGTTGTAACAGACTCCATCGAAGTGCCTGCAGAAAAAACAGGTGGAAAAATTGTTCAAATCAGCGTGGACCAATTAATGGCGGAAGCAATTCGTCGTATTCACGAAAACCGTTCAGTGAGTCCGTTGTTTATTGAGAAATTTACTATTTTAGATTAA
- the lysS gene encoding lysine--tRNA ligase — protein sequence MSFEVETQETLNDQLQVRREKMSQLREKGIDPFGTGFKQKNTTEEIHKQFEGATKESLSEQEPVTVQIAGRMMTKRGKGKAGFAHIQDGKGQIQIYVRKDAVGDDAYEVFTKADLGDIVGVVGTVMVTNTGELSVKAEQFVHLTKALRPLPDKYHGLTNVEQQYRQRYLDLISNRDSFDRFVTRSKIIREIRRYLDDRDYLEVETPVLHTLAGGANARPFITHHNALDMELYMRIATELHLKRLVVGGMERVYEIGRVFRNEGIDTTHNPEFTSIEIYTAYTDYKDVMDLTEGIISDVAEKVLGTTLVPYGEHEVELKAPWKRIHMVDAIKEVTGVDFWPHMTDEEARAIAKEKGVKVEDSMTFGHVVNEFFETFVEETLIQPTFIYGHPVEVSPLARKNDEDPRFTDRFECFICTKEYGNGFTELTDPIDQRERFMKQVEEKSAGNDEAHPHDEDFIQALEYGLSPTGGVGIGIDRLVMLLTNSQSIRNVLLFPTMKNLD from the coding sequence GTGTCTTTCGAAGTAGAAACACAAGAAACATTAAATGACCAATTACAAGTTCGTCGTGAAAAAATGAGTCAGTTACGCGAAAAAGGAATCGATCCTTTCGGTACTGGATTCAAACAAAAAAATACAACTGAAGAAATCCATAAACAATTTGAAGGAGCTACAAAAGAATCTCTTAGTGAACAAGAGCCTGTAACAGTTCAAATTGCTGGACGTATGATGACAAAACGTGGAAAAGGGAAAGCCGGTTTTGCTCACATTCAAGACGGCAAAGGCCAAATCCAAATTTACGTACGTAAAGATGCTGTTGGAGATGATGCGTACGAAGTCTTCACAAAAGCAGACTTAGGAGACATCGTTGGTGTTGTAGGGACTGTTATGGTCACAAACACTGGTGAGTTATCTGTTAAAGCTGAACAATTCGTTCATTTAACAAAAGCGCTTCGTCCACTTCCTGATAAATATCACGGATTAACAAACGTAGAACAACAATACCGTCAACGTTACTTAGACTTAATTAGTAACCGTGACAGCTTCGACCGTTTTGTAACCCGTAGTAAAATCATCCGTGAAATACGTCGTTACTTAGACGACCGTGATTACTTAGAAGTTGAAACTCCAGTACTTCACACATTAGCAGGTGGGGCAAACGCTCGTCCGTTTATCACACACCATAATGCGTTAGACATGGAATTATACATGCGTATCGCTACAGAATTACACTTAAAACGTTTAGTCGTTGGTGGGATGGAACGCGTATACGAAATCGGACGTGTTTTCCGTAACGAAGGAATCGACACCACTCACAACCCTGAATTTACTTCAATCGAAATCTATACAGCTTACACAGACTACAAAGATGTCATGGATTTAACAGAAGGAATCATTTCAGACGTTGCTGAAAAAGTACTAGGAACAACATTAGTTCCATATGGCGAACATGAAGTGGAATTAAAAGCTCCATGGAAGAGAATTCATATGGTAGATGCGATTAAAGAAGTAACAGGTGTTGACTTCTGGCCACATATGACTGACGAAGAAGCACGCGCCATCGCGAAAGAAAAAGGCGTGAAAGTCGAAGATTCAATGACATTTGGACATGTCGTGAACGAATTCTTCGAAACATTCGTTGAAGAAACATTGATCCAACCAACCTTCATCTACGGACATCCAGTGGAAGTATCTCCACTAGCGCGTAAAAACGATGAAGACCCACGTTTCACAGATCGTTTCGAATGCTTCATCTGTACGAAAGAGTACGGAAATGGCTTCACAGAGTTAACAGACCCAATCGATCAACGTGAACGTTTCATGAAACAAGTAGAAGAAAAATCTGCTGGGAACGACGAAGCGCATCCGCACGATGAAGACTTCATCCAAGCGTTGGAATATGGTTTATCTCCAACAGGTGGGGTAGGAATCGGGATTGACCGCTTAGTCATGTTACTAACAAACAGCCAATCCATCCGTAACGTCTTATTATTCCCAACCATGAAAAACTTAGACTAA
- the glmU gene encoding bifunctional UDP-N-acetylglucosamine diphosphorylase/glucosamine-1-phosphate N-acetyltransferase GlmU, whose product MKQKFGIILAAGKGTRMKSSLYKVMHPVCGKPMVEHVVDQVEKTGATEIVAIVGHGAEMVQNHLGDRVSYAVQAEQLGTGHAVLQAESLLQGKEGTTIVICGDTPLLTSETLSALMEEHERTGAKATILTAIAQDPTGYGRVIRDKDGSVLKNIEQKDATPEEQQVKEINTGTYCFDNVALFSALHEVGNDNAQGEYYLPDVLEILKKRGEVVSAYPMKDFDEGMGVNDRVALSKAEKYMRLRINEEHMRNGVTLIDPEATYIESTVQIGADTVIEPGVVLKGKTVIGSNCFIGAHSVVRDSILEDGVRLVAANIEESHMKVDSNAGPFAHLRPNSVLGERVHVGNFVEVKNSTLGADTKVGHLTYVGDADLGKDINVGCGTVFVNYDGKNKHRATIGDHVFIGCNANIVAPVTVGDDVFIAAGSTITQDVPNGALAIARSRQVNKEDYASKLPSGKKD is encoded by the coding sequence ATGAAACAAAAATTCGGAATTATTTTAGCGGCAGGTAAAGGAACTCGTATGAAATCTTCCCTTTACAAAGTAATGCATCCCGTTTGCGGAAAACCAATGGTAGAGCACGTTGTAGACCAAGTTGAAAAAACTGGAGCAACAGAAATCGTAGCGATTGTTGGACATGGTGCTGAAATGGTGCAAAACCACCTTGGAGACCGTGTTTCTTATGCCGTCCAAGCAGAACAATTAGGAACAGGACATGCTGTTTTGCAAGCAGAATCTCTCTTACAAGGAAAAGAAGGCACAACGATTGTCATCTGTGGAGATACTCCATTATTAACAAGCGAAACTCTTTCAGCGTTAATGGAGGAGCATGAACGCACAGGGGCTAAGGCAACGATCCTTACAGCGATTGCCCAAGATCCAACAGGATACGGCCGCGTAATTCGCGATAAAGACGGTTCTGTTCTTAAAAATATAGAACAAAAAGATGCAACTCCTGAAGAACAACAAGTGAAAGAAATCAATACAGGGACTTACTGCTTTGATAACGTAGCTCTTTTCAGCGCTCTACACGAAGTTGGAAACGACAACGCTCAAGGTGAATACTACTTACCAGATGTATTAGAAATCTTGAAGAAACGTGGAGAAGTCGTTTCTGCGTACCCAATGAAAGATTTCGACGAAGGAATGGGCGTCAACGACCGTGTAGCTCTTTCAAAAGCGGAGAAATACATGCGCCTTCGTATCAACGAAGAACATATGCGTAATGGGGTTACTTTAATTGATCCGGAAGCAACTTATATCGAATCAACCGTTCAAATCGGTGCGGACACTGTGATTGAACCAGGTGTTGTCTTAAAAGGGAAAACAGTCATCGGATCAAACTGTTTCATCGGAGCACACAGCGTGGTTCGTGATAGCATTCTTGAAGACGGCGTTCGTCTGGTAGCAGCGAACATCGAAGAATCTCATATGAAAGTTGACAGCAATGCAGGTCCATTTGCACACTTACGTCCAAATTCTGTATTAGGCGAACGTGTTCATGTGGGGAATTTTGTGGAAGTGAAGAACTCAACGCTTGGTGCAGATACGAAAGTAGGGCACTTAACGTATGTCGGAGATGCAGACCTTGGAAAAGACATCAATGTAGGTTGTGGAACAGTGTTTGTAAATTACGACGGAAAAAATAAACACCGTGCAACAATTGGAGACCATGTATTCATTGGATGTAATGCGAATATCGTAGCTCCTGTAACAGTTGGAGATGACGTGTTCATTGCTGCGGGTTCAACCATTACCCAAGATGTTCCAAATGGAGCATTAGCCATTGCTCGTAGTCGTCAAGTGAACAAAGAGGATTACGCTTCAAAATTACCATCAGGAAAAAAAGATTAA
- the dusB gene encoding tRNA dihydrouridine synthase DusB: MSFKIGDIQIDNSVVVAPMAGISNSAFRVTVKEFGAGLVVCEMISDKGIQFRNEKTLSMLHIEPNEYPLSVQIMGGNKDTLVEAAKYVAENTEAAIIDINMGCPVNKVIKAEAGAKWLLDPNKVYEMVAAVVDAVDKPVTVKMRTGWDHEHLYAVENALAAEHAGASAVAMHGRTRVQMYDGKADWEILGEVKKNLTRIPLIGNGDVRSPEDAKRMIDIAGVDGVMIGRAALANPWMIRQTVHYLETGELLPENTVPEKIEIAKLHLQRLANLKGEAVATKEFRKLAGYYLKGVPRASKTKVAINEAENLQTVEALLDQFVVEHLEREERQKQRLAEI, translated from the coding sequence ATGAGTTTTAAAATTGGAGATATTCAAATTGACAATAGTGTAGTTGTAGCCCCAATGGCTGGGATTTCGAACTCAGCATTCCGTGTCACTGTAAAAGAATTTGGTGCTGGTTTAGTGGTATGTGAGATGATCAGCGACAAAGGGATTCAATTTCGTAATGAAAAAACATTAAGCATGCTTCATATCGAACCAAACGAGTATCCACTGAGCGTTCAAATCATGGGCGGAAATAAAGATACTTTAGTTGAAGCGGCGAAATACGTGGCTGAAAACACAGAAGCGGCGATTATCGATATCAATATGGGATGTCCAGTAAACAAAGTGATTAAGGCAGAAGCCGGAGCGAAATGGCTGTTAGACCCAAATAAGGTATACGAAATGGTAGCAGCGGTTGTAGACGCAGTGGACAAACCTGTGACGGTGAAGATGCGTACAGGATGGGACCACGAGCATTTATATGCGGTTGAGAATGCGCTAGCTGCAGAACATGCCGGTGCAAGTGCGGTTGCGATGCATGGCCGTACTCGTGTTCAAATGTATGACGGGAAAGCCGACTGGGAAATCCTTGGCGAAGTGAAGAAGAACTTAACGCGCATTCCTTTAATCGGGAATGGAGATGTTCGTAGCCCGGAAGATGCAAAACGCATGATTGACATCGCAGGCGTAGATGGCGTTATGATTGGACGTGCTGCCTTAGCGAACCCTTGGATGATTCGTCAAACCGTTCATTACTTAGAAACGGGCGAATTGCTTCCAGAAAATACCGTTCCAGAGAAAATCGAAATTGCGAAATTACACTTACAACGTCTTGCGAACCTTAAAGGCGAAGCGGTCGCAACGAAAGAATTCCGCAAGCTTGCAGGCTATTACTTAAAAGGAGTGCCACGTGCCTCGAAAACAAAAGTAGCCATTAACGAAGCTGAGAATTTACAAACGGTAGAAGCCTTACTAGACCAATTTGTGGTAGAACATTTAGAACGTGAAGAACGTCAAAAACAACGCTTGGCAGAAATTTAA